One segment of Brassica napus cultivar Da-Ae chromosome C3, Da-Ae, whole genome shotgun sequence DNA contains the following:
- the LOC111204667 gene encoding pentatricopeptide repeat-containing protein At4g14170-like yields the protein MRLAFASSCYCRPAKNLLFTARALSGTIQNPNNLLSLLRQSPNVNHLRHLHAHLLRTSNYSNVVLSSKLVLAYSKLKHLFPTSLAVFWHMPHRNIFSWNIIIGEFSRSGFPSKSIDLFLRMWGDSSVRPDDFTLPLVLRACSASREARLGGLVHVLSLKLGFGVSLFVSSALVIMYVDIGEILYARKLFDEMLVRDSVLYTAMFGGYVQEGEAVLGLALFREMMCYGFSLDSVVMVSLVTACGQLGTLKHGKSVHGWCIRRCPCLGLNLGNAVVDMYVKCSKLVYAHRVFVEMPSRDVISWSSLVLGYGLDGDVVMSVKLFDEMLEEGIEPNAVTFLGVLSACAHGGLVDKSWLYFRQMQEYKIVPELKHYASMADCMARAGLLEEAEKFVEEMPVEADEAVMGAVLSGCKVYGNVQVGERVAKKLIQLKPGKAGYYVTLAGLYTAAGRFDEAESLRQWMKDKQISKVPGCSSI from the coding sequence ATGCGCTTAGCGTTTGCCTCTTCCTGCTATTGCCGCCCAGCGAAGAATCTGCTCTTCACCGCTCGAGCTTTATCAGGAACCATACAGAATCCTAATAATCTCCTCTCTCTTCTACGTCAATCCCCAAACGTTAACCATCTCCGCCATCTCCACGCTCATCTTCTCCGCACCTCCAACTACTCCAACGTAGTCCTCAGCTCCAAGCTCGTCCTCGCTTACTCCAAGCTAAAACATCTCTTCCCTACCTCGCTCGCTGTCTTCTGGCACATGCCACATCGCAACATCTTCTCATGGAATATAATCATCGGCGAGTTCTCCAGATCAGGCTTTCCCTCGAAATCAATCGATTTGTTTCTTCGTATGTGGGGTGACTCCAGCGTCAGACCCGATGATTTCACGCTTCCTCTCGTCCTCCGAGCTTGCTCTGCCTCTCGGGAAGCGAGGCTCGGGGGTTTGGTTCATGTGCTGAGCTTGAAATTAGGATTCGGAGTGAGTTTGTTTGTTAGTTCGGCTTTAGTGATAATGTATGTTGATATTGGTGAAATTTTATATGCGCGTAAGTTGTTCGATGAAATGCTGGTGAGAGACTCTGTTCTTTACACGGCTATGTTTGGCGGTTATGTTCAGGAAGGAGAAGCTGTCCTGGGTTTGGCTCTGTTCAGAGAAATGATGTGTTATGGGTTTTCGCTAGACTCGGTGGTAATGGTGAGTTTAGTTACGGCTTGTGGACAGCTTGGGACGTTGAAACACGGGAAGAGCGTACATGGGTGGTGTATCAGGAGATGCCCTTGCTTGGGTTTGAATCTCGGCAATGCTGTAGTCGATATGTATGTCAAGTGCTCAAAGCTAGTTTATGCGCATAGAGTTTTCGTTGAGATGCCGAGCCGAGACGTGATCTCTTGGAGCTCTCTTGTTTTGGGTTATGGGTTGGACGGGGACGTTGTCATGTCGGTTAAACTGTTTGACGAGATGCTCGAGGAAGGAATCGAGCCCAATGCTGTTACTTTTCTTGGTGTCTTATCAGCATGTGCTCACGGTGGTCTTGTGGACAAGTCTTGGCTGTATTTCAGACAGATGCAGGAGTATAAGATAGTTCCCGAGTTGAAACACTATGCTAGTATGGCGGATTGTATGGCTAGAGCAGGTCTTTTGGAGGAAGCAGAGAAGTTTGTGGAAGAAATGCCCGTGGAAGCTGATGAGGCTGTTATGGGTGCGGTGTTGAGTGGGTGCAAGGTGTATGGGAATGTACAAGTAGGGGAAAGAGTGGCAAAGAAGCTGATCCAACTTAAGCCAGGGAAAGCTGGGTACTATGTGACGTTGGCTGGTCTATATACAGCTGCAGGTCGGTTTGACGAAGCTGAGAGCCTGAGGCAGTGGATGAAGGATAAGCAGATTTCTAAGGTTCCCGGATGTAGCTCAATATAA
- the LOC106347621 gene encoding probable ubiquitin-like-specific protease 2B, producing the protein MSRRRRRSNRVRNTKAVTAPPASVTIIEDIEEDEYENHRSCWKHIAYLNTRDSKPKLTEEEFELLKVTAPCFYEECTRRERSRRRVKCKYLVSKLRKKLNSNIFINYLEVLWKKDVLDEKKNSFVYVDCLWFSMYKSENERVRSSVFESVKAKQIFSNEYVFLPIVYWSHWTLLIFCNFGEDLDDDNEKTCMLFLDSLKTTETAQRLEPDIRKFVLDIFRIEGRSEDSSLVDDIPFHAPDVPQQTNDVECGSFVLYYIHRFIENACSFNIDSYPCFLKGDWFSHKDLEDFCNTFDSSGAIR; encoded by the exons atgtcaagaagaagaagaagaagtaatcGTGTTAGAAATACCAAAGCCGTCACTGCTCCTCCTGCATCTGTTACTATAATTGAGG ATATTGAGGAAGATGAATATGAAAACCACAGATCATGTTGGAAGCATATTGCTTATCTGAACACGCGTGATTCTAAACCCAAACTAACCGAGGAAGAGTTTGAGTTGTTGAAAGTCACTGCCCCTTGTTTCTATGAGGAATGCACACGTCGTGAAAGGTCAAGAAGAAGGGTCAAGTGCAAGTACTTAGTCTCCAAGCTACGGAAAAAACTCAACTCCAACATATTCATAAACTATCTAGa GGTTTTGTGGAAGAAGGACGTCTTGGATGAGAAAAAGAACTCTTTTGTGTACGTAGATTGTCTATGGTTTAGTATGTACAAAAGCGAAAACGAGAGAGTTAGAAGCAGTGTTTTCGAATCCGTAAAGGCAAAACAGATCTTCTCAAACGAATATGTTTTTCTTCCTATCGTTTATTG GAGCCATTGGACTTTGTTGATCTTTTGCAATTTTGGGGAAGATCTTGATGATGATAACGAGAAGACATGCATGCTGTTTCTTGATTCACTGAAAACAACTGAGACTGCGCAGCGGCTTGAACCTGATATAAGAAA GTTTGTGTTGGACATATTCAGAATCGAGGGAAGAAGTGAGGACTCGAGCTTGGTTGATGATATCCCTTTCCATGCGCCAGAT GTTCCACAGCAGACAAATGATGTGGAATGTGGAAGCTTTGTTCTATACTACATTCATCGGTTTATAGAAAACGCCTGCAGCTTCAACATCGACAGTTACCCATGTTTC TTGAAAGGGGACTGGTTTAGCCATAAAGACTTGGAAGATTTCTGCAATACATTTGATTCTTCGGGAGCCATTCGTTGA
- the LOC111211109 gene encoding telomere length regulation protein TEL2 homolog, with translation MAEAESKQALETKLVDKVGEAISAIGDAKHVDQVICAVHSFALLIFPVDPTTRIGDKYGEKVSSSLVPCAKDDRSDWSQTFYRGVAFPTFARVLLLDVASDWLSCFPVSVQTHLYDSFFLDGPVVEVVQVLVPFLHHVDKNAAADANSVQTNVERLLILCLLENAGVLKMTKEIGDYYQGDSSRNGNLKPLLSRLSQILTSIPDKARLKAPPLLSSHLYFKHITNQLLQILDDRASCNEANSTDIVLSFVGEMFSRICRRGLSDLLLSEVTPHVLAHVRRLLNSNKGSVEIESFQLDPTSQIWSKTMEAVTDPYAVEKMAEQLLHQLYAEHASDVEAFWTIWTLFHRSVKHQASVRSIFVDKFLLWKVFPIRCLRWILQFSVLECPPVTNTLAKGDITQGLLETTQRIASVWSKGEFLQSIPLEQQAYITTALGLCLENMSREELDRTKDVMHNILQGVSCRLENPGDLVRKMASSIAFMFSKVIDPKNLLYLDDSFTGNAIDWEFELQTAVGGVRAITSSMENGDGETKTSSSLTEVRDSSRRNKEKLNHKSKDIANFVLADPDEIVDLATLNCGTESDGDDNASVSSDNSSVTSLEPYDLLDDDKDLGKQFTHLVDVVGALRKTNDADGVEKAIYVAEKLVRASPDELTHIAGDLARILVQVRCSDITVEGEEDSAEEKRQRALIALLVTRPFESLETLNSVLYSPNVDVSQRIMILDVMSEAARELSNTRTLKPKHQARGPLISNISDPQPWYLPSDAGAPWKKIEETGSFHLNWANRYERELQPKPGQKMKGKTRRWSLRSGDRDQSSTDWSQNRFPLYAAAFMLPAMKEFDKKRHGVDLLGRDFVVLGKLVHMLGVCMQCASMHPEASALALSLLDMLQRREVCNHPEAYVRKAVLFAASSVLIALHPSYIVSALAEGNFELARALEWIRTWALQVADSDIDRDCYLMALSCLQLHAEMALQTSRALESVGGNSSSMGPMNISLPSGISKLTSIKLPSSNVHL, from the exons ATGGCCGAAGCAGAGAGTAAGCAAGCCCTTGAGACAAAACTCGTCGATAAGGTCGGAGAAGCCATCTCTGCTATTGGCGACGCCAAGCACGTCGACCAAGTCATCTGCGCTGTTCATTCCTTCGCCCTTCTTATCTTCCCGGTCGATCCAACCACTCGTATCGGTGACAAATACGGAGAAAAG GTCTCTAGCTCCCTTGTTCCTTGTGCAAAAGATGATAGAAGTGATTGGTCCCAAACGTTTTACCGAGGTGTTGCGTTTCCAACGTTTGCTCGCGTTTTGTTGCTTG ATGTTGCATCGGATTGGCTCTCTTGCTTCCCTGTTTCAGTACAGACACATTTGTATGATTCGTTCTTCTTAGATGGGCCTGTTGTCGAGGTTGTTCAGGTCTTGGTTCCGTTCCTACACCATGTCGACAAAAATGCTGCCGCTGATGCCAATTCTGTCCAGACCAATGTGGAAAG ATTGCTTATATTGTGTTTGCTTGAAAACGCTGGAGTGCTTAAAATGACTAAAGAAATTGGTGATTATTATCAAGGAGACAGTTCCAGGAACGGAAATCTCAAGCCTTTGTTATCAAGGCTGTCACAGATACTGACCTCCATTCCTGATAAAGCACGGTTGAAAGCCCCGCCTTTACTTTCCTCTCA CTTATACTTCAAGCACATTACCAATCAGCTTCTTCAAATATTAGACGACAGAGCTTCCTGCAATGAGGCTAACAGCACAGATATTGTTTTATCATTTGTGGGGGAAATGTTTTCCCGTATCTGTCGACGCGGATTATCAG ATTTGCTGTTAAGTGAAGTAACACCTCATGTCCTAGCTCATGTTAGGAGATTACTAAACTCAAATAAGGGTTCCGTTGAGATTGAATCATTTCAGTTGGATCCTACATCCCAGATTTGGTCGAAAACTATGGAAGCAGTGACTGATCCATATGCTGTTGAGAAAATGGCTGAACAACTTTTACATCAGCTATATGCTGAGCATGCAAGTGATGTTGAAGCTTTCTGGACTATTTGGACTTTGTTTCATCGCAGTGTGAAACATCAGGCATCTGTGAG GTCCATATTCGTTGACAAATTTCTGCTGTGGAAAGTGTTTCCTATCCGTTGTCTGCGATGGATCTTACAGTTTTCGGTTCTTGAGTGCCCACCGGTTACTAATACACTTGCTAAAGGTGACATCACGCAAGGACTGCTTGAAACAACGCAGCGAATAGCCTCAGTTTGGTCAAAAGGGGAGTTTCTGCAGTCCATCCCATTGGAGCAGCAAGCTT ATATAACTACAGCTCTTGGGCTTTGCCTGGAGAACATGTCAAGAGAGGAACTAGATAGAACGAAGGATGTAATGCACAACATTCTCCAAGGAGTTAGCT GTAGACTGGAAAACCCAGGAGATCTGGTACGGAAAATGGCAAGCTCTATTGCCTTTATGTTCTCTAAAGTTATTGACCCGAAAAATCTTCTCTACCTTGATGATTCATTTACTGGGAATGCAATTGACTGGGAATTTGAGTTGCAAACGGCTGTTGGAGGGGTCCGGGCAATCACGAGTTCAATGGAAAATGGAGACGGTGAAACCAAAACATCCTCCTCCTTAACTGAAGTAAGAGACTCTAGCCGCAGAAACAAGGAGAAGTTAAATCACAAGAGCAAGGACATAGCTAATTTTGTATTGGCTGATCCAGATGAAATTGTTGATTTGGCTACTTTAAACTGTGGAACAGAGAGTGATGGTGATGATAACGCCAGTGTCAGCTCAGATAATTCAAGTGTTACTTCTTTGGAGCCATATGATCTATTAGATGATGACAAGGATTTAGGGAAACAGTTTACACATTTGGTTGATGTTGTTGGAGCTCTTCGGAAGACTAATGATGCTGATGGG GTGGAGAAAGCGATATATGTTGCAGAGAAGCTTGTGCGAGCATCTCCGGATGAACTGACTCATATAGCTGGTGATCTTGCTCGGATTCTTGTACAGGTTCGCTGCTCTGATATAACAGTCGAAGGTGAAGAAGATTCGGCAGAAGAGAAGCGGCAAAGAGCTCTAATAGCATTGCTCGTGACCCGTCCCTTTGAATCCCTGGAAACTCTTAACAGTGTGTTGTATTCGCCTAACGTAGACGTAAGTCAGCGGATAATGATACTTGATGTCATGTCTGAAGCAGCTCGAGAGCTTTCTAATACCAGGACACTGAAACCTAAACACCAAGCACGTGGACCTCTTATATCGAATATCTCAGATCCTCAACCCTGGTATTTGCCTAGCGATGCGGGTGCCCCATGGAAAAAGATCGAGGAGACAGGATCTTTTCATCTTAACTGGGCCAACCGATACGAGAGGGAGCTACAGCCGAAACCTGGACAGAAGATGAAAGGGAAAACTCGAAGGTGGAGCCTGAGATCAGGAGATAGAGATCAAAGTAGTACTGACTGGTCACAGAATAGGTTTCCGCTATACGCAGCAGCATTTATGCTTCCAGCCATGAAAGAGTTTGACAAGAAACGACATGGTGTTGACTTGCTTGGTAGGGACTTTGTTGTCCTTGGGAAACTTGTTCACATGCTGGGAGTCTGTATGCAGTGTGCATCAATGCATCCAGAAGCATCTGCGTTAGCTCTCTCTCTTCTAGATATGTTACAACGAAG GGAAGTCTGCAATCACCCAGAAGCCTATGTCCGAAAGGCGGTTCTTTTTGCAGCCTCTTCTGTTTTGATTGCTCTTCACCCTTCTTACATAGTCTCAGCCTTAGCTGAAGGAAATTTTGAACTTGCCAGAGCTCTTGAATGGATCAGAACGTGGGCTCTTCAAGTAGCTGACTCAGATATCGACCGAGACTGCTACTTG ATGGCTTTGTCATGTCTCCAACTTCACGCCGAGATGGCTCTCCAAACTTCCCGAGCTTTAGAATCAGTTGGTGGGAATAGCAGCAGCATGGGACCGATGAACATAAGTCTACCTTCTGGTATCTCTAAGCTGACATCAATCAAACTTCCTTCTTCAAATGTTCATCTCTAG